The sequence TTCCGGGTCATTGTTGTTAGGAAGAGACATTCTAGCTTGTCGAAATCAGTACCTTCTCATTCAAGTATTCTGTAGTAAGAATCTGATATATGCAGATAGACTCTGATTGGGTAACTTCTGTAGCGCGTGTATTCTATGTTTTCATGACACTATTTGATGAAAacatatttttgatatttctatTTGTGTTTGCATTGTTATAAGCAATTGAAAAGAGCCTAGTATATTGAATGAATCTACTGCTTTCGCTTCCGCTGGTTATAGATGTTGTATGCAGCCATGTTTACAACATAATTGAATAGGTGGAACCAAGAGAATGTTTGACATTAGTCTCTTTTATGTTCATCTGTTAGATGCCGTAGTATGCGTTGTTAAAAGTTAAGAACTCTAGAATAAGAgctgattaaccaaatttagaTCTACAGGGAGTACTTAGGGTCACATCAATTTGAGTAATGTGTATAAAATGTTGCTTGATCACACACGCATCTTTCTCATGTAAGATAGATGCTATTGACTTGCCGATCTATCTTTTGTTTTGGGCTCTTGCATTGGGCATATTTGTCGGTCAGTTCGTGTTCGGAACGCCCGGAAAAAGAACACTTCATCTGCAGGTCCAACTGCAACATCTGCTTAGAACTACGACAAATCAAACAAAACTTTTGGATTTGTCTACTGTTTAACCTGTAATGCCGTGTATGATGAGCACTCACAAGTAACACACCTAAATGAAGTCACTTAAGTTTTGATTCTTAATTTTGAGGAGATTTGTAAAGTCAAACAGTGTTGATACTTCTCTAAGCAATATTCTTTTTCTGTTTCTCTTGCTAGTGCATAGAAGTGTTAAGATAGAGGAGTTATCTTTTACTAGATCGATTTTTTGGGTAATACGGTAGCATCAGTGTTCCAAGGTTCTCGAGTTCAATTTCTCTGAGGCTTGGTGTATTTAACACTCACCATAATACATTTTGAATCGTTTCTCACTAGATCGATCTTTGgatgacaaaaaaataattaataccaGTTGCATCTAGGTTGACTTATTTTGTGCCCATCCAAAATCCCTTCCAGGGAGCAAGAATACACTTTCTTGTTCAAACTTTACTGCGCTTGCAACACAACAAAGCCAAAACTGCACCAGATATAGCTTCCTCCCTCTTGTCCTACTCCAAAGTCCAAACCTACTGCTATTTTTGGAGCTTTCCATGAACAATAAATACCCAGTTTCTAGATGTTAGCATGCAGAGTTATCCTCTTCCTGGCCTGGACTTTACACGGCTCTATTTCCTGTATAAATTTGTCCCCTTGTTCTCTCCTTCACGGTGCCTCAACCAACATGGATGTCCATGTACTGAGTTCCCGCGTTTTACGCCCCGGCGATCCGAATTCCGCACCCTCGAAAGCGCCCCTCACCGTCTTCGACCGCTTCGCCTCCAACATCTACATCGCCGTCCTCTTCGCCTTCTCCCCTCCGACCCCGCCCAATGACGCACTTATCGCCGGGTTATCCAAAACCTTGCTGCTCTTCCCTACCCTCGCAGGCCGGCTCGACGACAGCCGCCGTCTCCGCCGCCCATGCCTTATTGTCGGCGGCTGTGGTGGCGGTGCGCTGGTGGTGGAGGCCGCGGCGTCCTCAAACTTATCGGACCATTTGCCCCTCGAGGTGTCGCCGGATTTTCAGCTACTGCACCCTTCCCCCGCCAGCGCTGTCCATGTGTTTCAGGTCCAGCTCAACCGGTTCGCTTGCGGCGGGCTGATAATCGGCGCCACCGCACACCACAGGGTCGCCGACGGCCAGTCGATGAGCATCTTTTTCACCGCGTGGGCACAAACCGTGCGTGGGGCATTCGTCGACCGTCCGCCCGTCTATGACCAGTCCTGGCTCAAGCCACGCTGCCCGCCGCATTGCGAGTTCAACCACTGGGGTCTCGAGTTCACGCCACTGAACAGTTCCTCGGTAAACCAAATCGACGTCGACCCAAGTGAAATAACCAACATGTTGATCCGATACTCTGCCGATTTCATTCAAAAGCTGCGTCGAAAGGCCGAAGGAAAGTACACCACATTCGAGACTCTGATCGGCCACCTATGGCGGAAGATAACGGTCGCCCGTCGGCTCGAAGATCGAGTGCAAACTATGGTCAGGGTTTCCGTAAACGGTAGAACAAGACTAAAACCTCCGGTACCGAACGAGTTCTTCGGCAACTTGGTCCTCAATGCGTACCCGCAAGCAACCGCAAAGGACCTCATTGACGAAGGCCTACCGGGTGCGGCGATGATGATCCACGAAGCAATACGTAGAGTCGATGATCGGTACATCCAATCGTTCATCGACTTCGGGGAGCTGTACGGGGACGAGGAACTCGTGCCGGTGTACGACGTTGACGGGAACGTGCTGTCGCCGATGCTCGAAGTTGATAGCTGGCTCAGGTTTCGATTCGAAGACGTCGACttcggcggcggaggcgcgcTGCGCGCGTTTTTGCCGACGTGGGTGCCGTTTGAAGGGCTGGTGATGGTTCTACCTGGGTTTGGTGAGGATGGGGGGATAGATGTGTTTGTTACCTTACTGGAGGAGCATGCTAAGATGTTGAGGCAAATTTCTCACTCCTTAGATTAGGTTAGATTTGCTTGGTTCTTCAATATTTAGGTGCAAAATAACACTATGAATAATTCAAATAATGAAGGAAAAATAATAGTTTCGAAGCTTTTGTAGTACATGATCAAGCTAATAGATAAATTGAGGGCATATATATGCTCTAATGTTCCTCAAATTTGTAGCTGCAAATTTTGAATAAGTGATAAGCACAAAGTTACACCTGTTTGAACTACTCTTTCCTTATTTTTTGTGACAACTCTAAATCCATTTACATAGATCAAGCTGCTTAAAgctgaaaagaaagaaaactgcTTCTTATACGCGCGAAGATAGAGTGTAAATCTTATAGAcactcatttaaaaattttaaaaaaaagtttaaaactcTGTTTATGTCTTTAATATTATAACAAAGGATTAAAAAGACCAAcgaaaaaatattagatttacgCTCATTTTTTGGGTGTACATATAGCATTGcttgaaaagtaaaaaaaaaaaaaaatctttttctcttttttcgaTCAATGCTGCTAGCACATTCAAAAAGTAGGTGCAAAATTGTACATTCAATTCATTCAAGAACCTATATCtttatactttattattattaatttttttaataatgaaaattaaaaaagagggtttaaattttagaatgcgtgaatataaaatttactttatttttgaatgtgtaagtagcattttttttttctcgccgccTCCAACAGTGAGGACCGATACGTTGAGCTTAAATTTGGCTCGAAAAATTTCAAGATTCATACGTACTGCACTATGAACGACGATGGAGCTAATAAATTGAGAAATACTTCTATACACTGGCCAATTTAAATCCGACCATTCAATTTTTGAGGTTAAAATTGACTTTTACACAATGATAACCTGCTCAACAGGTTACCAATCAatcataaagataatatttgaaaCTATGCATtagctaattaccaaatttaataatatctAACAAATCTTcatttcctaatttaattttattacttacCAATTTAGATAATGGTTAATTTCATAAGTGATAAAtcttcataaatttaattttaaagtttaacttgagtttaaactttatatttataattgtataaattaaatttaaattttagaaagaaaaatttatatttaaacgagtaaatatttcaatttaaattatcaattcaatattaaactaacatgaaagttcaaaaattaatgttactatctttaaaattgtaatttaagttatagtgcatttataaacttt is a genomic window of Ananas comosus cultivar F153 linkage group 13, ASM154086v1, whole genome shotgun sequence containing:
- the LOC109719506 gene encoding tryptamine hydroxycinnamoyltransferase 1-like, yielding MLACRVILFLAWTLHGSISCINLSPCSLLHGASTNMDVHVLSSRVLRPGDPNSAPSKAPLTVFDRFASNIYIAVLFAFSPPTPPNDALIAGLSKTLLLFPTLAGRLDDSRRLRRPCLIVGGCGGGALVVEAAASSNLSDHLPLEVSPDFQLLHPSPASAVHVFQVQLNRFACGGLIIGATAHHRVADGQSMSIFFTAWAQTVRGAFVDRPPVYDQSWLKPRCPPHCEFNHWGLEFTPLNSSSVNQIDVDPSEITNMLIRYSADFIQKLRRKAEGKYTTFETLIGHLWRKITVARRLEDRVQTMVRVSVNGRTRLKPPVPNEFFGNLVLNAYPQATAKDLIDEGLPGAAMMIHEAIRRVDDRYIQSFIDFGELYGDEELVPVYDVDGNVLSPMLEVDSWLRFRFEDVDFGGGGALRAFLPTWVPFEGLVMVLPGFGEDGGIDVFVTLLEEHAKMLRQISHSLD